One Pseudomonas sp. MH9.2 DNA segment encodes these proteins:
- the tssC gene encoding type VI secretion system contractile sheath large subunit, with protein sequence MSTKAAQQKSTELLEGGILDRIIAETRLSPNDDAYSIAKRGVSAFIEELLKPQNNGEPVKKAMVDRMIAEIDAKLSCQMDEILHHSEFQALEASWRGLQLLVERTNFRENIKIQVLNVSKQDLLDDFEDSPEVMQSGLYKHVYTAEYGQFGGEPVGAIIANYFFSPSSPDVKTMQYVSSIACMAHAPFIAAAGPKFFGLESFTGLPDLKDLKDHFGGPQFAKWQSFRQQEDARYVGLTVPRFLLRNPYDPEENPVKTFVYKENVATSHEHYLWGNTAYTFATKLTDSFAKFRWCPNIIGPQSGGAVEDLPLHHFHSMGEIETKIPTEVLVSDRREYELAEEGFISLTMRKGSDNAAFFSASSVQKPKFFGNSEEDKTAELNYKLGTQLPYMFIINRLAHYLKVLQREQLGSWKERTDLEQELNKWIRQYVADQENPSSEVRGRRPLRSAKIVVSDVEGEPGWYRVSLNVRPHFKYMGADFTLSLVGKLDKE encoded by the coding sequence ATGAGCACTAAAGCTGCACAGCAAAAAAGTACTGAACTACTCGAAGGCGGCATCCTCGACCGCATCATTGCCGAGACTAGACTCAGCCCCAACGATGATGCCTACTCAATCGCCAAGCGCGGTGTCTCGGCCTTCATCGAAGAGTTGCTCAAGCCGCAGAACAACGGCGAGCCTGTAAAGAAAGCCATGGTTGACCGCATGATCGCCGAGATCGATGCCAAGCTCAGCTGCCAGATGGACGAGATTCTGCACCACTCGGAATTCCAGGCGCTGGAAGCTTCATGGCGTGGTCTGCAGTTGTTGGTTGAGCGCACCAACTTCCGTGAAAACATCAAGATCCAGGTGCTTAACGTTTCCAAGCAAGATCTGTTGGACGATTTTGAAGACTCGCCGGAAGTTATGCAGTCGGGCCTTTACAAGCATGTTTATACCGCTGAATACGGTCAGTTCGGTGGCGAGCCCGTAGGCGCAATCATCGCCAACTACTTCTTCTCGCCAAGTTCGCCCGACGTCAAAACCATGCAGTATGTTTCCAGCATTGCGTGTATGGCACACGCGCCGTTTATTGCGGCTGCGGGCCCGAAGTTTTTCGGTCTGGAAAGTTTTACCGGCTTACCTGATCTGAAAGACCTGAAAGATCACTTCGGAGGTCCGCAATTCGCCAAATGGCAAAGTTTCCGGCAACAGGAAGATGCGCGTTATGTTGGCCTGACTGTGCCGCGCTTCCTGCTGCGTAATCCTTACGACCCTGAAGAAAATCCGGTGAAGACCTTTGTCTACAAAGAAAATGTCGCCACCAGTCACGAACACTATTTGTGGGGCAACACGGCCTACACGTTCGCGACCAAGTTGACCGACAGCTTCGCCAAGTTCCGCTGGTGCCCGAACATCATCGGCCCACAGAGCGGAGGGGCGGTTGAAGATTTACCGCTGCATCACTTCCACAGCATGGGCGAAATCGAAACCAAAATTCCAACCGAAGTATTGGTCTCTGACCGTCGTGAATACGAGTTGGCGGAAGAAGGTTTTATTTCCCTGACCATGCGCAAGGGCAGTGACAACGCTGCGTTCTTCTCGGCCAGTTCGGTGCAGAAACCGAAGTTTTTTGGCAACAGTGAAGAAGACAAAACTGCCGAGCTGAATTACAAACTGGGCACCCAGCTGCCTTATATGTTCATCATCAATCGTCTGGCGCACTACCTCAAAGTGCTGCAACGCGAACAACTGGGCTCCTGGAAGGAACGTACCGACCTTGAGCAAGAGTTGAACAAATGGATTCGCCAGTACGTCGCAGACCAAGAAAACCCTAGTTCTGAAGTCCGTGGCCGCCGTCCGCTGCGCTCCGCAAAAATCGTCGTCAGCGACGTTGAAGGCGAGCCTGGCTGGTATCGCGTCAGCTTGAACGTGCGCCCGCACTTTAAATACATGGGGGCGGATTTCACCTTGTCGCTGGTTGGCAAGTTGGACAAAGAGTAA
- the tssB gene encoding type VI secretion system contractile sheath small subunit has protein sequence MAKEGSVAPKERINVTFKPALGNAQEEIELPLKLLVLGDFTQQADERKVEDRKPISIDKNNFDDVLANQKLRLTLSVPNRLQEEGCTDELAINLKVGSMKDFGPANLIEQIPELKKLMELRDALVALKGPLGNAPAFRKAIEGVLADDEARARVLGELSMNAAATPDA, from the coding sequence ATGGCCAAAGAAGGCTCGGTTGCCCCTAAAGAACGCATCAACGTCACCTTTAAACCCGCGCTTGGCAATGCTCAAGAAGAAATCGAGCTGCCGCTGAAGCTGCTGGTACTGGGTGATTTCACCCAGCAAGCGGATGAACGCAAAGTCGAGGATCGCAAGCCGATCAGCATCGACAAAAACAACTTTGACGACGTGCTGGCCAACCAAAAACTGCGCCTGACGCTGAGCGTACCCAATCGTCTTCAGGAGGAGGGCTGCACCGATGAGCTGGCGATCAACCTCAAGGTCGGCTCGATGAAAGATTTCGGCCCGGCCAACCTGATCGAGCAGATTCCAGAGTTGAAAAAACTGATGGAGCTGCGGGATGCGCTTGTGGCCCTCAAAGGTCCGCTGGGTAATGCGCCAGCTTTCCGAAAGGCTATCGAAGGTGTACTCGCCGACGATGAAGCGCGTGCCCGTGTTCTGGGTGAACTGAGCATGAATGCCGCCGCTACGCCGGACGCTTGA
- the tssA gene encoding type VI secretion system protein TssA: MTYSLELSARYLDLARTPISKEHFAGDDIRFSNEYEAVESELGKAHSLHENSRIDWQKILDDSELILRDHSKDLRVAVWLAWALYQKNSFAGLLAGFGLLHHLCKDHWECLHPLKSRTRVAAFNWLLPRLEQVLAESVPIKEQLSLFRRLVEHFEGLDALLTLQLGNDAPLLLPIRRRLAAMVQRAASNQPEPGAMGAALAQVKQAATQLFTPGSPIDNEKDAQKALRVQQENARPLCAWWLRQKATDLRALRLNRTLLWLTIEALPERNAEYITVLRGLPADRLKSYQERLDQGQYADLLVDLEASLAVSPFWFDGQRMVWECLQRLNADLAMREVEVQLSLLLQRLPGIVDLRFHDGVPFADDATRSWISAHVLVHLQVVDAPGALQSDNTQAVWEDALQDVLPVLRRDGLKAAVQILKQGLQSAQGGRVRFFWRLSLARLCYQAKKYELAKTQLETLDQQLRDAGLDAWEPDLALQVLHLLYSCCELLPQNQVVRERKEDVYHRLCHLDLEVVLP, encoded by the coding sequence ATGACTTACTCGCTTGAGTTGTCTGCCCGTTACCTGGATCTTGCCAGGACCCCCATCTCCAAGGAGCACTTCGCCGGGGATGATATTCGTTTTTCCAACGAATACGAGGCGGTGGAAAGTGAGCTGGGCAAGGCCCATTCGCTGCATGAGAACAGCCGAATCGACTGGCAAAAAATCCTTGATGACAGCGAGTTGATCTTGCGTGATCACTCCAAAGACCTGCGTGTGGCGGTTTGGCTGGCGTGGGCACTGTACCAAAAAAATTCGTTTGCAGGCTTATTGGCGGGGTTCGGCCTGCTTCATCACCTTTGCAAAGACCACTGGGAGTGCTTGCACCCGCTCAAATCGCGTACCCGCGTAGCCGCCTTCAATTGGTTGTTGCCGCGTCTTGAGCAGGTGTTGGCAGAGAGCGTGCCGATTAAAGAGCAGTTGTCCCTGTTCAGGCGTCTGGTTGAACACTTTGAGGGCCTGGATGCCCTGCTGACGCTGCAGTTGGGCAATGACGCCCCGTTGTTGTTGCCAATCCGGCGACGACTGGCAGCCATGGTGCAGCGCGCAGCGAGTAACCAGCCTGAGCCAGGGGCGATGGGCGCGGCGCTCGCCCAGGTGAAACAGGCGGCCACTCAACTCTTCACCCCGGGTTCGCCCATCGACAATGAAAAGGACGCGCAAAAAGCCCTGCGTGTGCAGCAGGAAAATGCACGGCCTTTGTGCGCCTGGTGGCTACGCCAGAAAGCCACCGACCTTCGTGCCTTACGCCTCAATCGGACCCTGTTGTGGCTGACGATTGAGGCGCTCCCGGAGCGTAACGCCGAATACATCACCGTCTTGCGCGGGCTGCCGGCGGACAGGCTGAAAAGCTATCAGGAGCGCCTGGATCAAGGGCAGTACGCCGATTTACTGGTCGATCTGGAGGCCAGCCTTGCTGTTTCTCCGTTCTGGTTCGACGGCCAACGCATGGTGTGGGAGTGCCTGCAGCGGCTCAATGCCGATTTGGCCATGCGCGAGGTCGAGGTTCAGCTTTCGCTATTGCTGCAGCGTTTGCCGGGAATAGTCGACCTGCGCTTTCACGACGGTGTGCCGTTCGCGGATGACGCTACACGTAGCTGGATCAGCGCCCATGTGTTGGTTCATCTGCAAGTGGTCGATGCGCCCGGCGCGCTGCAAAGCGATAACACTCAAGCCGTCTGGGAAGACGCCTTGCAAGACGTATTGCCCGTTTTGCGCCGGGATGGTCTCAAGGCTGCCGTGCAGATTCTCAAGCAGGGCTTGCAGAGCGCTCAAGGTGGAAGGGTACGTTTTTTCTGGCGATTGAGCCTCGCTCGACTGTGTTACCAGGCCAAGAAGTACGAACTGGCCAAGACCCAGCTTGAGACTCTCGATCAGCAATTACGGGATGCCGGCCTTGATGCCTGGGAGCCCGACCTTGCGCTGCAAGTGCTGCACCTCCTGTATAGCTGCTGCGAACTGTTGCCGCAAAACCAAGTGGTGCGAGAGCGCAAGGAAGATGTTTACCACCGGTTGTGCCACCTCGATCTTGAAGTAGTACTTCCCTAG